The following are encoded in a window of Dioscorea cayenensis subsp. rotundata cultivar TDr96_F1 chromosome 16, TDr96_F1_v2_PseudoChromosome.rev07_lg8_w22 25.fasta, whole genome shotgun sequence genomic DNA:
- the LOC120279136 gene encoding zinc finger CCCH domain-containing protein ZFN-like, with protein MPDNVASSSPDAVEEAMRRLNLEENPDGVDDAHGSPYPDRPGEPDCMYYLRTGLCGYGNNCRYNHPTHIGLGTQYTGELPERTGQPDCQYFLKTGTCKYGPTCKYHHPRDKHDSRPVLLNIYGLPMRQDEKSCPYYMRTGSCKFGMACKFHHPQPAAPVGAIYPTTGSSSYGFTGSSMATPTSLPLLGGLSAWTLSRPPYVSNNMQGLPAYMPVTIPPSQGAIHLQHGWSTYVGNAGHAPSTDVLGLQMSNSKQHSQSGSSNQPYFPERPDQPECQYYMKTGSCKYGTSCKYNHPKERNISLANYTVGPHGLPLRPGMAACTFYNTYGSCKYGSACKYDHPFMGYYNYNLPAYSTGFNTERNPQTSWSSVETLPSRASRFNDQQSGTSNGTQDVDKSVDGDHSAKTSPTHTEPYSEPPQDHSN; from the exons ATGCCGGACAATGTAGCGTCATCATCGCCTGACGCCGTCGAGG AGGCGATGAGGAGGTTGAATTTGGAGGAGAATCCTGATGGTGTTGATGATGCGCATGGGAGTCCATACCCTGATCGTCCCGGCGAGCCGGATTGCATGTATTATCTGAGGACTGGGCTTTGTGGATATGGGAATAATTGCCGGTATAATCATCCTACTCACATTGGCCTG GGAACTCAGTACACCGGTGAGCTTCCGGAGAGAACTGGTCAGCCTGATTGTCAG TATTTCCTTAAGACCGGTACTTGCAAATATGGACCAACATGTAAATATCATCATCCGCGAGACAAGCATGATTCTCGGCCAGTGTTGCTGAATATTTATGGCCTTCCAATGCGTCAG GATGAAAAATCATGTCCATATTACATGAGAACTGGGTCTTGCAAGTTTGGAATGGCTTGCAAATTTCATCATCCCCAACCTGCGGCTCCTGTTGGAGCCATCTATCCTACAACTGGATCCTCTTCCTATGGATTCACAGGATCATCTATGGCAACTCCAACAAGTCTACCATTATTAGGTGGACTTTCAGCATGGACTTTATCAAGGCCACCTTATGTATCTAATAACATGCAAGGCCTCCCTGCATACATGCCTGTCACAATTCCACCTTCCCAAGGCGCTATTCATCTGCAACATGGTTGGAGCACATATGTG GGCAATGCAGGGCATGCACCATCTACTGATGTTCTTGGACTTCAGATGTCGAACTCCAAGCAACACTCGCAGTCAGGTTCAAGCAACCAACCATATTTCCCTGAAAGACCTGATCAACCTGAATGCCAATATTACATGAAAACTGGAAGCTGTAAATACGGGACGTCATGCAAGTATAATCacccaaaagaaagaaacatcTCACTAGCAAATTACACTGTTGGACCCCATGGGCTCCCTCTTAGACCA GGTATGGCTGCCTGCACATTTTACAATACATATGGAAGCTGCAAGTATGGTTCCGCTTGCAAATACGATCACCCCTTCATGGGATACTATAACTACAACCTTCCTGCATATTCGACCGGGTTTAATACCGAACGGAATCCACAAACTTCATGGTCATCAGTGGAAACTCTGCCATCCAGAGCTTCGAGGTTTAATGACCAACAATCTGGAACCAGTAACGGAACTCAGGATGTGGATAAATCTGTGGATGGTGATCACTCTGCAAAAACTTCTCCGACGCACACTGAACCGTATTCAGAGCCTCCACAAGATCACAGCAATTGA
- the LOC120279503 gene encoding uncharacterized protein LOC120279503 yields the protein MENRGVIEEIETERRMGRGSCKWRSLKERLGLKGVMGCCSGAWGLRSEADRMVIERENEVRGEEAIVEVEDRVPAEEMNLAAALAAERQFRGEWGEEEEEGVSTPMRVSLMRLLEEGEKEEEEEEVVVDEACCVCLGRRKGAAFIPCGHTFCRVCCRDLWLNRGLCPLCNRAIAEILDIF from the coding sequence ATGGAAAACCGAGGAGTAATTGAAGAGATAGAGACGGAGAGAAGAATGGGAAGAGGGAGCTGCAAGTGGAGGAGCTTGAAGGAGAGATTAGGGTTGAAGGGTGTGATGGGGTGTTGTTCTGGGGCATGGGGGTTACGATCGGAGGCCGATCGGATGGTGATCGAGAGAGAAAACGAGGTCAGAGGTGAAGAAGCGATCGTGGAAGTGGAGGATCGGGTGCCGGCGGAGGAGATGAATCTGGCGGCGGCGTTGGCGGCGGAGAGACAGTTTAGAGGGGAGTggggagaagaggaggaggagggggtgagCACGCCGATGAGGGTTTCGTTGATGAGGTTGTTAGAGGAgggggagaaggaggaggaggaggaggaggtggtggtggatGAGGCGTGCTGTGTGTGCTTAGGGCGGCGGAAGGGGGCGGCGTTCATACCTTGTGGGCATACGTTTTGTAGGGTTTGTTGCCGAGATTTGTGGCTGAATCGAGGGTTGTGTCCTCTCTGCAACCGCGCCATTGCTGAGATCCTTGATATTTTCTAG